One segment of uncultured Tolumonas sp. DNA contains the following:
- a CDS encoding ankyrin repeat domain-containing protein, which translates to MKDKYLFPKLGELFRHIVTTTGYRSYFVEKGCDKDLDDMANESRYSHELLCANEKKFWNAIEDDCGEEWYFYIHSTWQVTKQALLMAVLNVDSSAFVEKKDTTLVDQYFSVPTLSQFVRLLQQRMASPNILDWLEKPFSAWIKYAAISSGNTEKCVLEKTANHFEIDERTIQNWMAGNAIGKVHQPYRFLVASFFSNVDQDSKKIDHLCGWLLLSIAFQSLDHDFRDRVMRDFVIRPQHPWSMQQSIAEMQDLAVQQGASPYRNDIIKRLSKIEALFADKPCDLPEIKNELNKLNSLVAKLNANQQLAYQYIVDWFSARKAALEDNQAKALQLYKLAVDGVWWFGGQNQHPIIHEALCYSVGISKKIDADYYWDKTFALGLNNGPKRELDDQELRRISFAFEKNFSPLKAKNRIPPAVRFSVDDDFSTLTKQQLSKPNQKVKLADGRLVVTPLMLAIQDKSLSEVRRTIESGGDPNHFIKDSGESPLSYALRRAWNRKDTQILEYLLTLDLSPETVNLPASTQKETPLKIAIDVGNADIVGRLIELGADIEAQCGYTTSALCHAMLMFADSRDPTSLKQEQRYFAGKIKADVYDAKDGAVLDIDLRARRQRFADLINESERNNQIYQETKAYFLRKPEQYLQIIQLLLAKKADPNRRYKVEETHIAEWTPTLFAAELGNLDLFKMMLSYGGNPNLSLMPPENFVKYDALWVAVDHGKREIVSYLNGLSV; encoded by the coding sequence ATGAAAGATAAGTATCTATTTCCAAAGCTAGGTGAGTTATTCCGTCATATTGTCACCACAACTGGCTATCGCAGCTATTTTGTTGAGAAAGGTTGCGACAAAGATCTAGATGACATGGCAAATGAATCGCGATATAGCCATGAGTTACTCTGCGCTAATGAAAAAAAATTCTGGAATGCTATCGAGGATGACTGCGGTGAAGAGTGGTATTTTTATATTCATTCTACCTGGCAAGTAACCAAGCAGGCATTACTGATGGCTGTGCTTAATGTTGACTCCAGCGCCTTTGTTGAGAAAAAAGATACCACGCTCGTTGATCAATATTTTTCTGTCCCAACCCTCTCTCAATTCGTGCGTTTATTACAGCAACGCATGGCAAGCCCCAACATTCTCGATTGGCTCGAAAAGCCCTTTTCTGCATGGATAAAATACGCAGCAATAAGTTCCGGTAATACCGAAAAATGTGTTCTTGAAAAAACAGCCAATCACTTCGAAATTGATGAACGAACAATTCAAAATTGGATGGCCGGAAATGCCATTGGAAAAGTGCACCAGCCTTATAGATTCTTAGTAGCCTCTTTCTTTTCCAACGTAGATCAAGACAGCAAAAAAATTGATCATCTTTGTGGCTGGTTACTATTGTCGATAGCATTCCAATCACTGGATCATGACTTCAGAGATCGCGTGATGCGAGACTTCGTCATTCGCCCACAACACCCGTGGTCAATGCAACAATCGATCGCTGAGATGCAAGATTTGGCAGTTCAGCAAGGAGCAAGCCCTTATCGCAATGACATCATCAAACGTTTATCCAAAATTGAAGCCTTGTTTGCTGATAAACCCTGCGACCTTCCAGAAATTAAAAACGAACTAAATAAACTGAATAGCTTGGTTGCCAAGTTGAATGCTAATCAACAATTAGCCTATCAGTATATCGTTGATTGGTTTTCAGCCAGAAAAGCCGCACTAGAAGACAATCAAGCAAAAGCATTACAGCTCTATAAATTGGCGGTTGATGGTGTCTGGTGGTTTGGCGGCCAAAATCAACACCCGATTATTCATGAGGCACTGTGTTATTCAGTTGGGATCAGCAAAAAAATTGATGCGGATTATTACTGGGATAAGACATTCGCTCTTGGCTTAAACAATGGCCCCAAAAGAGAGTTAGATGACCAAGAGTTACGCAGGATCTCATTCGCTTTTGAGAAGAACTTTTCACCGCTAAAAGCAAAGAACAGAATTCCTCCTGCGGTCAGATTCAGCGTTGATGATGATTTTTCTACACTAACCAAACAACAACTTTCAAAGCCTAATCAAAAAGTGAAATTGGCAGATGGCCGACTGGTTGTAACCCCATTAATGCTGGCTATTCAAGACAAATCATTGTCTGAAGTTAGGCGTACTATCGAATCTGGTGGCGACCCTAATCATTTTATAAAAGACTCTGGCGAAAGTCCGCTAAGTTATGCGTTAAGACGAGCATGGAATAGGAAAGATACTCAGATTCTGGAGTATTTACTTACGCTGGATCTATCGCCTGAAACCGTTAACCTCCCTGCATCAACACAAAAAGAGACGCCATTAAAAATCGCTATTGATGTCGGAAATGCAGATATTGTTGGTCGATTAATTGAATTAGGTGCTGATATTGAAGCGCAATGTGGTTATACGACGTCAGCCCTTTGTCATGCGATGTTGATGTTTGCTGATAGTCGAGACCCTACTAGCTTGAAACAAGAGCAACGGTATTTTGCAGGAAAAATTAAAGCTGACGTTTATGATGCAAAAGATGGCGCTGTATTAGATATCGATCTGCGAGCAAGAAGACAGCGATTTGCTGATTTGATCAACGAGTCTGAGCGTAACAATCAAATATACCAAGAAACAAAAGCGTATTTCTTACGGAAGCCTGAACAATATCTTCAAATCATACAGCTACTGCTTGCCAAAAAAGCCGATCCTAACCGTCGTTACAAAGTTGAAGAAACTCACATAGCCGAATGGACACCAACTTTATTTGCAGCAGAACTGGGTAACTTAGACCTTTTCAAAATGATGCTTTCTTATGGTGGCAACCCCAACTTATCGTTGATGCCCCCTGAAAACTTCGTCAAATATGATGCTTTGTGGGTAGCAGTAGACCATGGAAAACGTGAAATCGTCTCATATTTGAACGGTTTATCCGTCTAA
- a CDS encoding type I restriction-modification system subunit M, which translates to MAIKKTELYSSLWASCDELRGGMDASQYKDYVLTFLFMKYVSDRYKGDPYGMIVIPQGASFDDMKALKGDKEIGDKMNKIISALAEENDLKGVIDVADFNDEDKLGKGKEMIDRLSKLIGIFEGLDLSANRADGDDLLGDAYEYLMRHFATESGKSKGQFYTPSEVSRILSKVIGIDASTPQDATVYDPTCGSGSLLLKASDEAERGLSIYGQEMDNATSALARMNMILHNNATAKIWKGNTLVDPQWKEANGQLKTFDFAVANPPFSNKNWTSGLNPNEDPFDRFTWGIPPEKNGDYTFLLHIIKSLKSTGKGAVILPHGVLFRGNAEARIRENLLKQGYIKGIIGLPANLFYGTGIPACIIVIDKAQAHSRKGIFMLDASKGFIKDGNKNRLRAQDIHKVVDVFTKQLEQPRYSRMVPLSEIAANDYNLNIPRYIDASEPEDLHDLTAHLQGGIPDRDINALAPYWQVFPSMRDALFAPVRAGYSKAQIEAGKIKTTLLEYPEFKAFAQRAMTLLTQWQQQMALQELSVGDNPKALIDEISEALLAQYADTALLNNYDVYQILMDYWNDTMQDDAYLLTQDGWLAGKVLRELVAEKGEKLKETPDIVIDKAKFKADLIAPSLIIARYYKTEQKKLDQLQADLDNATQELESYLEENSGEDGLLAEALNDKDKVTKVTITARLKVATDKEEKAALKQAKTLFDAEGDSKKALKEAQDQLDRAVFKHYATLSEDDIKTLIVNDKWHATLQSRIQAEIERIIQQLANRVKELEERYAEALPTISQSVDALSLKVAAHLKAMGLETI; encoded by the coding sequence ATGGCGATTAAAAAGACGGAACTCTATTCCTCTCTCTGGGCGAGTTGTGATGAGTTGCGTGGTGGTATGGATGCCAGCCAATACAAAGATTATGTGCTCACCTTCTTGTTCATGAAATATGTCTCTGACCGTTATAAAGGCGACCCGTATGGCATGATCGTCATTCCGCAGGGTGCCAGCTTTGATGACATGAAAGCGCTGAAAGGTGACAAAGAGATCGGCGATAAGATGAATAAAATCATCAGCGCACTGGCGGAAGAGAACGACCTCAAAGGTGTTATCGACGTTGCTGACTTCAATGATGAAGACAAGCTTGGCAAAGGGAAGGAGATGATCGACCGCCTTTCTAAGCTGATCGGCATTTTTGAAGGGTTAGATCTCTCCGCTAACCGTGCCGATGGCGATGACCTGCTGGGCGATGCATATGAATATCTGATGCGCCACTTTGCCACCGAGTCAGGCAAAAGTAAGGGCCAGTTTTATACCCCGTCTGAAGTCTCGCGCATTCTGTCGAAAGTGATTGGTATTGATGCCAGCACGCCACAAGACGCCACCGTCTATGACCCGACCTGCGGCTCAGGCTCGTTGCTGCTGAAAGCCAGTGATGAAGCTGAACGTGGCTTGTCGATCTACGGGCAGGAGATGGATAACGCGACCAGCGCTCTGGCACGCATGAACATGATCTTGCATAACAATGCGACGGCAAAAATCTGGAAAGGCAACACGCTGGTTGACCCGCAATGGAAAGAAGCGAATGGTCAGTTAAAAACCTTCGATTTTGCGGTAGCCAACCCACCATTTTCAAATAAGAACTGGACGAGCGGCCTCAACCCGAATGAAGACCCGTTTGATCGTTTCACGTGGGGTATTCCGCCAGAAAAAAATGGCGATTACACCTTCCTGCTGCACATCATTAAAAGCCTGAAAAGCACCGGCAAAGGCGCGGTGATATTACCGCATGGCGTGCTGTTTCGTGGTAATGCTGAAGCGCGTATTCGTGAAAACCTGCTGAAACAGGGCTATATCAAAGGCATTATCGGCCTGCCTGCCAACCTGTTTTATGGCACGGGTATTCCGGCCTGCATCATCGTGATTGATAAAGCGCAAGCGCATAGCCGTAAAGGCATTTTCATGCTCGATGCCAGCAAAGGCTTTATCAAAGACGGCAACAAAAACCGTCTGCGCGCGCAAGACATTCACAAAGTGGTTGATGTGTTTACCAAGCAGTTGGAACAGCCGCGTTATAGCCGCATGGTGCCACTCAGCGAGATCGCGGCGAATGACTATAACCTCAATATTCCACGCTATATTGATGCCAGCGAACCGGAAGACCTGCACGATCTCACTGCACATTTGCAGGGCGGCATTCCTGATCGCGATATCAATGCGCTAGCACCTTACTGGCAGGTGTTCCCATCAATGCGTGATGCGCTGTTTGCGCCGGTGCGGGCCGGTTATAGCAAAGCACAAATTGAAGCGGGAAAAATAAAAACCACCTTATTGGAATACCCTGAATTTAAAGCGTTCGCTCAACGCGCAATGACGTTGCTAACACAATGGCAGCAACAGATGGCCTTGCAGGAACTCAGCGTTGGCGATAACCCGAAAGCATTGATTGATGAAATTTCAGAAGCCTTATTAGCGCAATATGCCGACACTGCATTGCTGAATAACTACGACGTTTACCAGATCTTGATGGATTACTGGAACGACACCATGCAAGACGATGCTTATCTGCTGACGCAAGATGGTTGGTTAGCCGGAAAAGTGTTGCGTGAACTGGTGGCAGAGAAAGGCGAAAAACTCAAAGAAACGCCCGATATCGTCATCGACAAGGCCAAGTTCAAAGCAGACCTGATCGCACCATCGCTGATCATTGCCCGTTATTATAAAACCGAACAAAAGAAGCTGGATCAGTTACAGGCCGATCTTGATAACGCCACTCAAGAGCTGGAAAGTTATCTGGAAGAAAACAGCGGCGAAGACGGCTTATTGGCAGAAGCGCTGAACGACAAAGATAAAGTCACCAAAGTAACCATTACGGCGCGCTTAAAAGTGGCAACTGATAAAGAAGAAAAAGCGGCATTAAAACAGGCCAAAACCTTATTTGACGCGGAAGGTGATAGCAAAAAAGCACTGAAAGAAGCACAAGACCAGCTAGACCGCGCGGTGTTTAAACACTACGCCACCTTGTCGGAAGATGATATCAAAACCCTGATTGTGAATGACAAATGGCACGCCACATTACAAAGCCGCATTCAGGCGGAAATCGAGCGCATTATTCAGCAACTGGCTAATCGCGTAAAAGAGTTAGAAGAGCGCTATGCCGAAGCATTACCGACCATCAGCCAATCAGTCGATGCGCTTAGCCTGAAAGTGGCGGCACATCTGAAAGCCATGGGGCTGGAAACAATATGA
- a CDS encoding transcription factor — translation MTEQEIYLRIKQALADAPRNQYTSELHLQMLKYADELKHITAKEFCEGVGLRESLGTEFSKMRNLTQRLKAAGLNTGLI, via the coding sequence ATGACAGAACAAGAGATCTACCTCCGCATCAAACAAGCCTTGGCCGATGCGCCTCGCAACCAATACACCTCAGAACTTCACCTGCAAATGCTCAAATATGCCGATGAGCTTAAACACATTACGGCGAAAGAGTTTTGCGAAGGGGTTGGTTTGCGCGAGAGCTTGGGCACTGAATTCAGCAAGATGCGTAATTTAACGCAACGACTAAAAGCTGCCGGTTTGAATACCGGTCTGATCTGA
- a CDS encoding PDDEXK nuclease domain-containing protein, whose amino-acid sequence MNDHTPTRLSSLADAIATQIEQARGQLRQAVNSVMVQSYWEIGRLIVEDEQQGESRAEYGKQQLQQLSQQLTDRLGKGFDITNLRKMRTFYQAFPIRDALRLELSWTHYRTLLRIDNPQARDWYLHEAITQSWSARALERQIGTLYYERLLASQNKALVEQEAQSNTQPLAETAKDYLRDPYILDFLNLQDKTYQESELEQAIISNLQQFLLELGKGFAFVERQQRIRFDDEDFYIDLVFYNFKLKCFLLVDLKLGKLKHQDVGQMDTYVRLYDEQRKGSDDNPTIGLVLCSEKSEAVVKYSVLADQTQLFAARYLPYLPTEEELKRELERERMRAVAQLQQKGQGEE is encoded by the coding sequence ATGAACGACCATACCCCAACACGGCTGAGTTCATTGGCCGATGCGATTGCTACGCAGATTGAACAGGCGCGCGGGCAGCTCCGCCAAGCGGTCAACAGCGTTATGGTGCAAAGCTACTGGGAAATTGGCCGCCTGATTGTTGAAGATGAACAGCAAGGTGAAAGCCGAGCGGAATATGGCAAACAACAGTTACAGCAGTTATCGCAGCAACTGACCGACCGTTTAGGCAAAGGCTTTGATATTACGAATTTACGGAAAATGCGTACGTTTTATCAGGCTTTTCCAATTCGCGACGCACTGCGTCTCGAATTAAGCTGGACGCACTATCGAACTCTGCTTCGCATCGACAACCCGCAGGCCAGAGATTGGTATCTTCACGAAGCCATTACCCAAAGCTGGAGCGCCAGAGCGTTAGAGCGGCAAATCGGCACGCTCTATTACGAACGCTTGTTGGCCAGCCAGAATAAAGCGCTGGTTGAGCAAGAGGCTCAGAGCAACACACAACCGTTGGCAGAAACCGCGAAAGATTACCTGCGCGACCCCTACATTCTCGATTTTTTGAACCTGCAAGATAAAACCTATCAGGAAAGCGAGCTGGAACAGGCCATTATCAGCAACCTGCAACAGTTTTTGCTGGAACTGGGCAAAGGCTTTGCGTTTGTCGAACGCCAGCAGCGTATCCGTTTTGATGATGAAGACTTTTATATCGATCTGGTGTTTTACAACTTTAAACTCAAATGTTTCCTGCTGGTTGATTTGAAACTGGGTAAGCTGAAACATCAGGATGTCGGCCAGATGGATACCTATGTGCGTTTGTATGATGAACAGCGCAAAGGCAGTGATGACAACCCGACTATCGGTTTAGTGCTGTGCAGTGAAAAGAGTGAGGCCGTGGTGAAATATTCGGTGCTGGCCGATCAGACACAATTGTTTGCCGCCCGCTATTTGCCTTATTTGCCAACGGAAGAAGAGCTGAAACGTGAGCTGGAGCGTGAGCGCATGCGGGCAGTGGCGCAGTTGCAGCAGAAGGGGCAGGGGGAAGAATAA
- a CDS encoding AAA family ATPase produces MMIRKLTVKGFKTLIQDEPIELGRVNCFIGANGVGKSNILEALGVLGAAANGVVDDESLLRRGVRAGVPKLYKSSFASARTPAHIGIDVTGDAGETYRASLLNPLESPEPAWSYKTEYLSDGKEEIIADGVRSKKNLNPQAGLAALKLVDLDEQNAATQLMRALQEYAIYCPNTPTLRGIVPDQQSRRPVGLNGGMMAEAFDLLRKYLEGQGDAGEDVLDDVLTLIDWVADVTITTQAGSLLSPKVPRTKHLIKFTDRFMNKSRNELTAYDASEGALYILFAAVLCLLPHAPKVFAIDNLDQALNPRLLASLTRKLSAWLRHSGDDRQLLFTAHNPAVLDGLDLTDDEIRLFAVERNSNGLTQVRRIVLSEKLQQLNQEYPLSRLWLMGHLGAVPNV; encoded by the coding sequence ATGATGATTCGCAAACTGACCGTAAAAGGGTTCAAAACCCTGATTCAAGATGAACCGATTGAGCTGGGGCGGGTGAACTGTTTTATCGGCGCGAATGGCGTGGGTAAAAGCAATATTCTTGAAGCTCTGGGTGTGTTGGGGGCAGCGGCAAATGGCGTGGTTGATGATGAAAGCCTGCTGCGCCGAGGTGTGCGGGCGGGCGTTCCGAAACTCTATAAAAGCTCGTTTGCATCAGCGCGCACCCCAGCCCATATCGGCATTGATGTCACGGGCGATGCAGGTGAAACCTATCGTGCCTCGCTGTTAAACCCGCTGGAATCACCCGAACCGGCATGGAGCTATAAAACCGAATATCTCTCAGACGGCAAAGAAGAGATCATCGCCGATGGTGTGCGCAGTAAGAAAAATCTCAACCCACAAGCCGGGCTTGCCGCGCTGAAACTGGTTGATCTCGACGAGCAAAATGCCGCCACACAGCTTATGCGTGCGTTGCAGGAATATGCCATCTATTGCCCGAATACGCCGACTTTGCGCGGCATCGTGCCTGATCAACAATCGCGTCGACCGGTTGGCCTCAATGGTGGCATGATGGCCGAAGCGTTTGATTTACTCCGTAAATATCTGGAAGGGCAAGGTGACGCTGGTGAAGATGTTTTAGACGATGTGCTCACCCTGATTGATTGGGTTGCTGATGTCACGATTACAACGCAAGCGGGCTCACTGTTATCGCCAAAGGTGCCACGCACGAAGCATCTGATCAAATTCACCGACCGCTTTATGAACAAAAGCCGCAATGAACTCACGGCTTACGATGCCAGCGAAGGGGCTCTCTATATTCTTTTTGCGGCGGTGCTTTGTTTGTTGCCACACGCACCGAAAGTGTTTGCGATTGATAACTTAGATCAGGCGCTAAACCCTCGCTTATTGGCAAGTCTGACCCGCAAATTATCGGCATGGTTACGTCATAGTGGTGACGATAGGCAGCTTTTATTTACGGCACATAACCCTGCGGTATTAGACGGATTAGATTTAACCGACGATGAGATACGCCTGTTTGCAGTCGAGCGAAACAGCAACGGTTTGACGCAAGTTCGCCGTATTGTGTTGTCAGAAAAATTGCAGCAGCTTAATCAAGAATATCCACTATCACGTTTGTGGTTGATGGGGCATTTAGGGGCAGTGCCAAATGTCTGA
- a CDS encoding restriction endonuclease subunit S, whose protein sequence is MTEQKQVIPEGYKQTEVGVIPSDWSLQKLEKLTSLIIDGTHHTPTYTANGIPFLRVTDIQGKLDEDNFKYVSEHEHELLTKRCKPAKGDLLLSKNGTIGVPKVINWDWEFSVFVSLALIKLKKRLLNVEYLEQFFKSDFLNLQLAQRAKQGTVTNLHLEEIRELLIPVPPILKEQTAIANALSDVDALIAELEKLIAKKQAIKTATMQQLLTGKTRLPQFALREDGTPKGYKSSELGEIPEDWEVASLKSLSRYINDGTHHTPKYVSIGTPFYSVENVTNNDFFNVKYISTEEHQKLIKRCKPEKGDILLTRIGTLGVTKIIDWDVDASIYVSLALIKLNNSISSGYFYAFSKSSYFKKEIEKRALLNATPQKINMAEIGESIISYPVDFVEQKSIVDFLFSMDDEILVLERQTHKTRQIKQGMMQELLTGKTRLI, encoded by the coding sequence ATGACAGAACAGAAGCAAGTAATACCGGAAGGGTATAAGCAAACCGAAGTTGGGGTTATTCCTAGTGATTGGTCACTACAAAAATTAGAAAAACTAACATCTCTTATTATAGACGGGACTCATCACACTCCAACTTATACTGCCAATGGTATTCCGTTTTTAAGAGTCACAGATATACAAGGTAAGCTTGATGAAGATAATTTTAAATATGTTTCTGAGCATGAACATGAGTTGCTGACTAAAAGATGTAAACCAGCAAAAGGAGATTTGCTGCTCAGTAAAAACGGTACAATAGGTGTACCAAAAGTTATTAACTGGGATTGGGAATTTTCGGTTTTTGTTAGTTTGGCGTTAATTAAGTTAAAAAAAAGACTTCTTAATGTTGAATATTTGGAGCAATTTTTCAAGTCTGACTTTCTTAACTTGCAGTTAGCTCAACGAGCTAAGCAAGGAACAGTTACTAATCTTCATCTTGAAGAAATTAGAGAATTACTTATTCCTGTTCCTCCTATTTTGAAAGAACAAACCGCTATCGCCAATGCGCTCTCTGATGTCGATGCGCTGATCGCCGAATTAGAAAAACTCATCGCCAAAAAGCAGGCCATTAAAACCGCCACCATGCAGCAACTGCTGACCGGTAAAACCCGTTTGCCACAATTCGCCTTGCGCGAAGATGGCACGCCAAAAGGCTATAAATCTAGCGAACTGGGGGAAATTCCGGAGGATTGGGAGGTCGCTAGTTTAAAATCACTTAGTAGATATATTAACGATGGGACTCACCATACCCCAAAATATGTATCAATAGGAACCCCTTTTTATAGTGTTGAAAATGTAACTAATAATGACTTTTTTAATGTTAAATATATTTCAACAGAAGAGCATCAAAAACTAATCAAACGATGTAAACCGGAGAAAGGCGATATCCTATTGACTAGAATTGGGACATTAGGTGTCACCAAAATTATTGATTGGGATGTTGATGCTAGTATTTATGTTAGCTTGGCTCTAATTAAATTAAATAATTCGATATCTTCTGGTTATTTTTATGCATTTTCAAAATCATCCTATTTCAAGAAAGAAATAGAAAAAAGAGCATTATTGAATGCTACGCCTCAAAAAATAAATATGGCAGAAATCGGAGAATCTATTATTTCCTACCCTGTAGATTTTGTTGAGCAGAAATCAATCGTAGATTTCCTTTTCTCAATGGATGATGAAATATTGGTTTTAGAAAGACAGACGCATAAAACCCGCCAAATCAAACAAGGCATGATGCAAGAACTGCTGACCGGTAAAACGAGGTTGATATGA